In Tepidimicrobium xylanilyticum, one DNA window encodes the following:
- a CDS encoding S9 family peptidase, translating to MKNLQVDDLTRYKFLSGIKFSPYGKKLAFILHEMDVEENTYLSNIHVYDIETNQSLKLTSGNMENSFIFKDKDTILFQALRDRKDQARKEKGEEFTVYYEISLLGGEAKKAFEVPLNVNQIEILDEDNLVISAEYDHNRPNLEGLSKEEKEEALKQMKEEEDYIVLDEIPFWFNGKGFTNKKRNRLYIYNLREKALTSITDQFTNVENFKLSKDKSKIILIANSFMDKMQIKSDLYIYHIKEDLLKKITHDDYFNYSYADFLEDYIIFTGSHMENYGLNENDHIYLMDDKGNTKVLTPKNFDYSLWNTVGADVRYGSSTTMKVEGKYLYFITTEYDSSYINRIDKTGKIEKLTVEKGSVDGFDVFDENIVFIGLRGLKLQELYRLDNYKEEQLTYFNQWVIEERKLSNPEKITFKTDSGIIIEGWVLKPVDFDENKKYPGILDIHGGPKTVYGEVFFHEMQYWANEGYVVFFCNPRGSDGRGDEFADIRGKYGTIDYEDIMKFTDVVLESCPYIDQNRLGVTGGSYGGFMTNWIIGHTNRFKAAASQRSISNWVSKFGTTDIGYYFVPDQQTATPWHDVDKLWFHSPLKYANKVMTPTLFIHSDEDYRCWLVEAIQMFTALKYHGVESRICIFKGENHELSRSGKPKHRIRRLEEITNWFNRFLKN from the coding sequence ATGAAAAACTTGCAAGTAGATGATTTAACTAGGTATAAGTTTTTATCAGGTATTAAGTTTTCTCCTTACGGAAAAAAATTAGCCTTTATCCTTCATGAAATGGATGTGGAGGAAAATACATACCTTTCCAACATTCACGTATACGATATAGAAACAAACCAATCTCTTAAACTCACCTCTGGAAACATGGAAAACAGCTTTATATTTAAGGATAAAGACACAATACTATTTCAAGCTCTACGGGATAGAAAGGACCAAGCTAGGAAAGAAAAGGGTGAAGAGTTCACCGTTTATTATGAAATATCTTTATTAGGCGGAGAAGCAAAAAAAGCCTTCGAAGTTCCCCTAAATGTAAACCAAATTGAAATATTAGATGAAGATAACCTAGTAATAAGTGCAGAATATGATCACAATAGGCCTAATTTAGAAGGATTATCTAAAGAGGAAAAGGAAGAAGCTCTAAAGCAGATGAAGGAAGAAGAAGATTACATAGTATTAGATGAAATTCCCTTTTGGTTCAATGGAAAAGGCTTTACCAATAAAAAGAGGAATAGGTTGTATATCTACAATCTTAGGGAAAAGGCTTTAACCTCAATTACCGACCAATTTACCAATGTAGAAAATTTCAAATTAAGCAAGGATAAATCTAAAATAATACTCATTGCCAATTCATTCATGGACAAGATGCAAATAAAATCAGATTTATATATCTACCATATTAAGGAAGATCTATTAAAAAAGATAACCCATGATGATTACTTTAACTATTCTTATGCTGATTTTTTGGAAGACTACATAATCTTCACCGGCAGTCATATGGAAAACTATGGGCTTAATGAAAATGACCATATCTATTTAATGGATGATAAGGGAAATACTAAGGTGCTTACCCCAAAGAATTTCGATTATAGCCTATGGAACACAGTAGGTGCAGATGTGCGTTATGGTAGTAGCACTACTATGAAAGTAGAAGGGAAGTATCTATACTTTATTACAACGGAATACGATAGTTCCTATATAAATAGGATAGATAAAACAGGAAAAATTGAAAAATTAACTGTGGAAAAAGGCTCTGTAGATGGATTTGATGTATTTGATGAAAATATAGTGTTTATAGGGCTTAGAGGGCTAAAATTACAGGAATTATACAGGTTGGATAATTATAAGGAAGAACAATTAACCTATTTCAATCAATGGGTTATAGAAGAAAGAAAACTATCTAATCCAGAAAAAATAACCTTTAAGACTGACAGTGGAATAATAATTGAAGGATGGGTATTAAAGCCTGTAGATTTTGATGAAAATAAAAAATATCCAGGTATTTTGGATATACACGGAGGTCCTAAAACCGTCTATGGTGAAGTTTTCTTCCATGAAATGCAGTACTGGGCAAATGAAGGTTATGTAGTATTCTTCTGCAATCCAAGGGGTAGCGATGGTCGTGGAGATGAATTTGCAGATATAAGGGGCAAGTATGGCACCATCGATTACGAAGATATTATGAAGTTTACCGATGTGGTCCTTGAAAGCTGTCCCTATATAGATCAAAATAGATTAGGAGTTACTGGCGGTTCTTATGGTGGCTTTATGACTAACTGGATAATAGGCCATACCAACAGGTTTAAGGCTGCTGCATCTCAAAGAAGTATATCCAATTGGGTATCCAAATTTGGCACTACGGATATTGGATATTACTTTGTTCCCGATCAGCAAACAGCTACTCCTTGGCATGATGTAGACAAATTATGGTTCCATTCTCCTTTGAAATACGCTAATAAGGTAATGACCCCTACCCTCTTCATCCACTCAGATGAAGATTATCGCTGTTGGTTAGTGGAGGCAATACAGATGTTCACTGCATTAAAATACCATGGAGTAGAATCAAGGATCTGTATATTTAAAGGAGAAAACCACGAATTAAGTAGATCTGGCAAACCTAAGCATAGAATTAGACGACTTGAAGAGATTACCAATTGGTTTAATAGATTTTTAAAGAATTAG
- a CDS encoding glycosyltransferase, which produces MSRGLNKDDIIYFLSNRCSQTLGGVQTIIRLIEQALPEQKFVEIPIVYNKKDLILDKLPNVEVYSMAINKSEKIKRYINIFEIDNEEIKEEVIIPNSKIVVFGVQKLIFLSKKDLINNEIIIFQSNRPDITFGTVEKGKVPFILTEKIKYIDKFLFYTEEDKKEILKILGNSKVEYNFKSYIVPNPSKTPRNQICRYTNSLMYMGRFDIIQKNIKEYIKLADRLYPKYNINAYGDGISKVLLEFSKVNVKGVIKDISEVAHENSILLLLSNYEGFGNVIVEAYSVGMPVIVYDSYPAAKSIVTHNAGKLVPYGDLDGVIEAIEEILKDEVTFKKYSNGAFEESKKYIKEDIISKYIHVIMDPYKN; this is translated from the coding sequence ATGAGTAGGGGTTTAAACAAGGATGACATAATCTATTTTTTGTCCAATAGATGTTCACAAACCCTAGGTGGAGTGCAAACCATCATTAGGTTGATAGAACAGGCTCTCCCTGAGCAGAAATTTGTAGAAATACCCATAGTTTATAATAAAAAGGATTTAATATTGGATAAACTGCCAAACGTGGAAGTATATAGTATGGCTATAAATAAAAGCGAAAAGATTAAGCGCTACATAAACATATTTGAAATAGATAATGAAGAAATTAAGGAGGAAGTAATAATCCCCAATTCTAAAATTGTAGTTTTTGGGGTTCAAAAATTGATATTCTTGTCTAAAAAGGATTTGATTAACAATGAAATAATCATATTCCAATCCAATAGACCAGATATTACCTTTGGAACAGTTGAAAAAGGCAAAGTTCCTTTTATTTTGACGGAGAAGATTAAATATATTGATAAATTCCTATTTTACACGGAAGAAGACAAAAAAGAGATATTGAAAATATTAGGCAATTCAAAGGTTGAATATAATTTCAAATCCTATATTGTCCCTAATCCTTCAAAAACTCCTAGAAATCAAATATGTAGATATACCAATAGTCTAATGTATATGGGTAGATTCGATATAATTCAAAAAAACATTAAGGAGTATATTAAATTAGCAGATAGACTCTATCCAAAATACAATATTAACGCCTATGGAGATGGAATTAGTAAGGTATTATTAGAGTTTTCAAAGGTAAATGTTAAAGGGGTTATTAAGGATATTAGCGAAGTAGCTCATGAAAATAGCATATTACTCCTGCTTTCCAACTATGAAGGCTTTGGTAATGTAATAGTAGAGGCCTATTCGGTAGGAATGCCTGTTATAGTATACGACTCATACCCTGCTGCCAAATCCATAGTAACCCACAATGCAGGTAAATTAGTACCCTATGGTGATCTTGACGGAGTAATAGAGGCAATTGAAGAAATATTAAAAGATGAAGTCACCTTCAAAAAATATTCAAATGGAGCCTTTGAAGAATCAAAAAAATATATAAAAGAGGACATAATTAGTAAATATATCCATGTAATTATGGACCCATATAAGAATTAA
- a CDS encoding YihY/virulence factor BrkB family protein, with product MKALNIKDRLKKQKNKKWYFFLNQLICGIKEDEVTAVGAQLTYYLILSIFPFLIFFLNILSYTSITQENLFNGLDILLPQETQKLLQGIINEIAYSSSDTLLSLSFLLTLWTGSLGITAIIKAINKAYNVKKKRPYWRLKAIAIIFTVALALLLIIVLGMLVFGELIGNKIFGLIGATNIFIHLWEKLRIVIPLMSMIIIFALLYKFSPTPEEGIHLKIRHTLPGAIFTTIGWVIASMIFSYYVNNFGKYSKTYGSLGGIIVLLIWLYIASIMIVLGGEINGAYAATMSNKGINECGDDEKK from the coding sequence TTGAAAGCGCTCAATATAAAGGATAGATTAAAAAAGCAAAAAAATAAAAAATGGTATTTTTTCCTCAACCAGCTCATATGTGGAATTAAAGAAGATGAAGTAACAGCTGTAGGCGCACAACTTACTTACTATTTAATACTATCTATATTTCCTTTTCTAATATTCTTTCTTAATATATTAAGTTATACTTCTATTACACAGGAAAACCTGTTTAATGGCTTAGATATTCTATTACCGCAAGAAACTCAAAAATTGCTTCAAGGAATTATAAACGAAATAGCCTATTCCAGTTCTGACACCCTTTTATCCTTAAGTTTTCTATTAACACTCTGGACTGGTTCCTTAGGGATAACAGCAATAATAAAGGCCATTAACAAGGCCTATAACGTTAAAAAGAAAAGGCCTTACTGGAGATTAAAAGCTATAGCAATCATATTTACCGTAGCCTTAGCCCTACTCCTTATAATAGTACTTGGTATGTTAGTTTTTGGAGAACTCATAGGAAATAAAATATTTGGGCTAATAGGTGCAACTAATATTTTCATCCATTTATGGGAAAAGTTGCGTATTGTAATTCCTCTTATGTCCATGATAATAATATTTGCTCTATTATATAAATTCAGCCCTACCCCAGAGGAAGGGATACATTTAAAAATTCGCCACACTCTTCCTGGAGCAATATTTACTACCATTGGGTGGGTTATTGCTTCTATGATATTTTCGTACTATGTAAATAATTTTGGCAAATATTCTAAAACCTATGGTAGTTTAGGGGGTATAATAGTACTTTTAATATGGCTTTATATTGCCAGTATCATGATTGTTCTTGGGGGCGAAATAAATGGAGCCTATGCTGCTACTATGAGTAATAAAGGAATTAATGAATGTGGCGATGATGAAAAGAAATAA